The genomic segment GATTCGACACAGTTCGGTCAGACGCGAGTGGCGCGACCGAGCAGCCGAAGGCGCTGAAAGCGGCATATCTCTCTAATACGGCATAGGCCGCTAAACCGGGTGCCTCGTTGCGGGTGTCGCCGCCCCGGCGAATACGAATGAGAGTGCAGGTAACAAGTCGAGTCGCGCGGTGTGCGGATTGCGCCCCGCTCGATGCGATTAATTACTACTTTCCGGAGCCACCGTTCACCGAACGTGATCGTCGTTTAGAAACTGAGGCTTGCATTTGCACGTGCAGCTAAGCCTGACGAAAAAGGATTCGGTGCTACGGCGAGTCGGCGCGGCGTGGCTGGCCGGCCGAGCGCTCCAGGCGAGCGGTGGGTCAGGGTATCGGCCCGCCGCTCGGACGTGCCCGCTGCGCAGGCCATCCCGTCGCCGGGCAGTGCCCGGCTACGTCCGAAATGAGAAGAAGAAGGTTATATGTAGCGCATTTTCGGACAACTGGGGATAGCAGTGTTTAGCAGCGTGACGTCACTTGCGGCGCCCGTCCAATCGACGATTTGCGAATGAAATCGATGGTCTGTGGGGATCACTTAGCCACCGGCCGGCGGACCTGTTCCTGCCGAACGGTTGGACTTGACCTGAACGATGGCCCAGGCGGGGAGGTAACGCTTTGCTCGTTCCCAAGACTGTGGCACCATCATGGAACCTCCACCTCTCTTCGTCATCCTCCCGACAGGAGCCAACGATGTCTGCACGACGGCTGGGCCGGCTGCTTGGCTCGGTCGTGGCGCTCACCGCGCTGGCCGCGGGAGCCGTCATCGCCGACGAGCCCCTACTCTTCACCCCCCTGACCTTCGAATGGACGGCCGACATCTTCGGCGGATCCGTGGACGGGCTGACCGTGCCGGGGCAGCTCGACGAGATCGCCGGCACGGTGGACGGCGCTTCCGTCTAGGCACGCGACCCGAGGGAGCGGTATGGCCAGGCGGCAACGCTCGCCGCGCAGATCTGCCGACCTCGCCTGGTTCATCACTGCGCCGTTGGCGCTGGTGACGGTCATCTGGTCGACGGCACTGAGCATCCTCATCGACGAACCCGTCGGCGAGTGGCTGATCGCTGCCATCCTCCTGTTGGTCATGGTCGTGACCGAAGGGTCGATGCTTCACTTCGTGATCCGCCGCCAGTCGTTCGGCGTCACCATCACCGAGATTCCGCTGGTCCTGGCGCTGTTCTACCTTCCGCCCCTGATGGTGGTGGTGGTCTACACGCTCGCCTCGCTGATCACCCAGGTCCGTCGCAAGCTCAGCCCGGCGAAGTTCTGGTTCAACGTCGCCAAGACCGGCGCGGCGACCTCGTTGGCCTGCATGCTGCTGCTGGGGCTCCCACCGATGGAGGGGGTGGGACCCGGCACCTGGGGCATCCTTTTCGCTGCGGTGAGCACGATCACCCTCGCCACCCTCGCCGCGGTGGCCGGGGTGATCACCCTCGTGCATGGCTGGCAGGCCGGCAGGGAGATGATCCGCACCGCCGCCCCCAACTTGATCACTGCCGCGGTCAACGTGTCGGTGGGCCTGATCGTGTTGATCGCGCTCGTCACCACCTGGTGGTCCGTGGTGCTGATCGGGGCGCTCGTGGGTGGGCTGCTCTTCGTCTACCGCTCCTATGCCCAGTTCTTCCGGCAACACCGGTCACTGGCCGGCATGTACGACCTGACCCGGGCGATGTCCGAGAGTCAGGACGGCGCCATCGCCGATGCCATGCTGGGCCGGGTCCGGGCGCTCATGCAGGCCGAGTACGCCACCCTCTGGCTGCCCGCCCAGGGCCGGCACCCCGAGGTGCTGCTCACCGCCCGGGTCGACGATCCCGGCCTGTTGGACTTCGCCCGTACCCCGTCGCTGGTCCGGGAACGGGCCGTCGGCCAACGACGGACCATCGCCGCAGGTAACCGCCTCGGTGGCGAGGAGAGCCTGCGGGTCGCGTTGCGGGCCGGCTCCGCCAAGGATGTGATCGCCGTTCCGCTCCGCTCCGGGCAGGCCGTCATCGGCTCCCTGGAGGTGGTCAACCGGCTGAGCGACAGCAGCCACTTCCTCCCGAGCGACGTGCAGATCTTCGAGACGATCGCGGCGCACGTCGCGGTGGCCCTGGAGAACTCCCGGTTGGTCGACCGGCTGCGCCACGACGCCCACCACGACGGCCTCACCAACCTGCCGAACCGGCGCCGGATCACCGCGGCGCTGGAGGAGGCGGTCCGGGTCCGCGCCCCTGGCGAGGTGATCGCCGTACTGCTGTTCGATGTGGACGCGCTCCGGCAGGTGAACGAGTCGCTCGGGCACGCCGCCGGCGACAAGGTGCTGACCGAGGTGGCGACCCGGCTGCGCGACTCGGCCCCGGCCGCCGCCCTTGTCGGCCGGCTCGGCGGCGACGAGTTCGCGGTCACCCTGCGGGTGGAGAGCGCGGACGCGGCCCTGGAGTTGGCCGCGCAGCTGCGCGAGCAGATCCGCGACCAGATGGTCTTCGACTCCCTGGTCCTGGACGTCGACACGGTCGTCGGCGTGGTGGTGCATCCCGACCACGGCAGCGACCCGGCGACGTTGCTGCAGCGGGTCGACCTGGCGGCCACCGCGGCGAAGTCCACCCCGGACGGCATCCAACTGTTCAACCCGGCGCTGGAATCCCGGTCAATGCACCGGTTGGGGCTCGCCGGTGACCTGCGCAACGCGCTCGACAACGGCGAGCTGGAGGTCTACT from the Solwaraspora sp. WMMD1047 genome contains:
- a CDS encoding EAL domain-containing protein → MARRQRSPRRSADLAWFITAPLALVTVIWSTALSILIDEPVGEWLIAAILLLVMVVTEGSMLHFVIRRQSFGVTITEIPLVLALFYLPPLMVVVVYTLASLITQVRRKLSPAKFWFNVAKTGAATSLACMLLLGLPPMEGVGPGTWGILFAAVSTITLATLAAVAGVITLVHGWQAGREMIRTAAPNLITAAVNVSVGLIVLIALVTTWWSVVLIGALVGGLLFVYRSYAQFFRQHRSLAGMYDLTRAMSESQDGAIADAMLGRVRALMQAEYATLWLPAQGRHPEVLLTARVDDPGLLDFARTPSLVRERAVGQRRTIAAGNRLGGEESLRVALRAGSAKDVIAVPLRSGQAVIGSLEVVNRLSDSSHFLPSDVQIFETIAAHVAVALENSRLVDRLRHDAHHDGLTNLPNRRRITAALEEAVRVRAPGEVIAVLLFDVDALRQVNESLGHAAGDKVLTEVATRLRDSAPAAALVGRLGGDEFAVTLRVESADAALELAAQLREQIRDQMVFDSLVLDVDTVVGVVVHPDHGSDPATLLQRVDLAATAAKSTPDGIQLFNPALESRSMHRLGLAGDLRNALDNGELEVYFQPKVTLGERRLVGVECLARWEHPAHGAVAPEDFVAVAEHTGQLSRLTEAVLREGLRRSRDWTDAEHPLAVAVNLSSRTLTDPHFPARVQELLTEYGVAPELVTFEIKEAGVLDGTDRPVPILRRLRDIGVRLSVDDFGTGYSSLSHLRRLPVNEVKVDQSFVQGMATDPVDLAIVNAVVTLSQQFGLAVVAEGVESELTLELLQDIGCEIGQGFLFSRPLPYERLEAWFGAQAESETPLAPDVRRLRAVPATGAENWPSGVRRPAGI